The following coding sequences lie in one Arachis ipaensis cultivar K30076 chromosome B03, Araip1.1, whole genome shotgun sequence genomic window:
- the LOC107630294 gene encoding polyol transporter 5 (The sequence of the model RefSeq protein was modified relative to this genomic sequence to represent the inferred CDS: added 46 bases not found in genome assembly): MESKDGGSAAESCGQSKSGLNRFTLLCALLASTNSILLGYDIGVMSGAAMLIKENLKISSVQEEVLVGTLNIFSLIGSLASGKTSDFIGRRYTIVLAASTFLVGALFMGLAPSFHFILAGRIVAGIGVGIALMIAPLYTAELSPAMKRGFLTSLPEVFITLGILLGYVINYSLTGLPLNIGWRLMLGLAAVPAVAIALGVIAMPESPRWLAMKGRVDDAKKVLLKISSNPDEAELRLREITKAASLVTGPTGSPTSAHVATSGDWAGQGVWKELLIRPSWPVRRMLISAIGINFFMQASGNDAVIYYLPEVFKAAGIKRKKQLFGVNVIMGLSKSSFVLISALYLDKFGRRPLILLGSLGMAVSLFSLGLGSKFLGESSRKPAWAIVLCVVAACADVSFFSIGLGPITWVYSSEIFPMRLRAQGSSLAISVNRLVSGVVSLSFLSISNKITFGGMFFVLGGVMVVATLFFYVFMPETKGKSLEEMETLF; this comes from the exons atggaaagcaaagatggtgGTTCGGCGGCAGAATCATGTGGGCAAAGCAAGAGTGGCCTCAACAGATTCACACTTCTATGTGCTCTTCTGGCCTCCACAAATTCCATCCTCCTAGGCTACG ATATTGGTGTGATGAGTGGGGCAGCCATGCTCATAAAAGAGAACCTGAAAATATCGTCGGTGCAGGAGGAAGTCTTGGTCGGAACCCTAAACATCTTCTCCCTAATTGGCTCACTGGCCTCCGGCAAAACCTCCGATTTCATTGGAAGGCGCTACACCATAGTCCTTGCCGCATCAACCTTCCTAGTGGGCGCACTCTTCATGGGTCTCGCCCCATCTTTCCACTTCATCTTGGCCGGAAGAATTGTCGCCGGCATCGGCGTCGGCATAGCCCTCATGATTGCACCTCTCTACACGGCCGAGCTATCCCCCGCCATGAAACGTGGCTTCCTCACCTCCCTCCCCGAAGTTTTCATAACTCTTGGGATCCTCCTAGGCTACGTCATCAACTATTCTCTCACGGGCCTCCCATTGAACATTGGCTGGAGGCTCATGTTGGGCCTGGCGGCCGTACCCGCGGTTGCCATTGCCTTGGGCGTCATAGCCATGCCCGAGTCCCCACGTTGGTTGGCCATGAAAGGAAGAGTGGATGATGCAAAGAAAGTTCTGCTCAAGATCTCATCCAATCCTGACGAAGCTGAATTGAGGCTCCGTGAGATAACCAAGGCTGCTTCCTTGGTCACTGGCCCAACTGGAAGCCCAACCTCGGCCCATGTTGCTACTTCAGGAGATTGGGCTGGGCAGGGTGTTTGGAAGGAACTTCTAATAAGGCCCTCTTGGCCCGTTCGGAGAATGCTGATCTCCGCCATAGGGATCAACTTTTTCATGCAGGCCTCCGGCAACGATGCCGTCATATATTACCTCCCGGAGGTGTTCAAGGCCGCCGGGATTAAAAGGAAGAAACAGCTCTTTGGAGTTAATGTGATCATGGGCTTGTCCAAGAGTTCATTTGTTTTGATTTCCGCACTCTACTTGGACAAGTTTGGGAGAAGGCCTCTTATATTGTTGGGCTCGCTTGGCATGGCGGTTTCCTTGTTTAGTCTGGGCCTTGGGTCGAAGTTTCTTGGGGAGTCAAGTAGGAAGCCAGCTTGGGCCATAGTGTTGTGTGTGGTGGCCGCGTGTGCTGATGTGTCGTTCTTTTCAATTGGGCTTGGGCCCATAACATGGGTGTACTCATCAGAGATATTTCCAATGAGGCTGCGGGCCCAAGGTTCAAGCCTTGCGATATCGGTGAATAGGTTGGTGAGCGGGGTGGTGTCGTTGTCGTTCCTCAGCATTTCTAACAAGATAACGTTTGGAGGGATGTTCTTTGTGCTGGGAGGGGTCATGGTGGTGGCTACGCTTTTCTTTTATGTATTTAT
- the LOC107632942 gene encoding uncharacterized protein LOC107632942, whose protein sequence is MVAQTKELFQKALRNFKSFFFCPGYQKLPKNPPPRTRNTEFSFSTVNYDSDFTRHCDSLAPSKLKKKQPLSSSHQKQHNNEGMLEKKLRELEMLETKDRVEHVLDIEEVLHYYSRLKCPFYIEIVDKFFMEIYTDFFASHVNSPPCIVNSNKPNQLP, encoded by the coding sequence ATGGTGGCGCAAACGAAGGAATTGTTCCAAAAGGCTCTGAGGAACTTCAAGTCTTTCTTCTTCTGTCCAGGCTATCAAAAACTTCCCAAGAATCCGCCACCCCGCACCCGCAATACTGAATTTTCCTTTTCTACTGTCAATTATGACAGTGACTTCACCCGCCATTGCGATTCATTGGCCCCCAGTAAGCTCAAGAAGAAGCAGCCTTTGTCATCATCTCATCAGAAGCAACACAACAATGAGGGTATGTTGGAGAAGAAGCTGAGGGAGTTGGAGATGTTGGAGACGAAGGATCGTGTGGAACATGTGTTGGACATTGAAGAGGTTCTCCATTACTATTCTCGCCTTAAATGCCCCTTCTATATTGAAATTGTCGACAAGTTCTTCATGGAAATTTACACAGACTTCTTTGCTTCGCATGTTAATTCACCACCATGCATTGTTAACTCTAATAAGCCCAACCAACTTCCTTAA
- the LOC110269433 gene encoding proline-rich receptor-like protein kinase PERK15: MDLIMQCCEAMPWLRRALQSNAFDAVVDPRLQNLYEPSEMARMVACAAASLRYSADRRPSMTRVNFTYDLSSMHCKVQIVCALKGDASQVAECTSNVSSDCEAAQYKQDMIKMFTRTISEVNEPTSKLA, from the coding sequence ATGGATCTGATCATGCAATGCTGTGAGGCAATGCCTTGGCTGAGACGTGCTTTACAGAGTAATGCTTTTGATGCTGTGGTTGATCCAAGGCTCCAGAATCTATATGAACCCTCTGAGATGGCTCGCATGGTGGCATGTGCAGCCGCTTCCTTACGTTATTCAGCTGATCGTCGACCATCCATGACTCGGGTGAATTTCACATATGACTTGTCTTCAATGCATTGTAAGGTGCAGATAGTTTGTGCACTGAAGGGAGATGCGTCTCAAGTTGCTGAGTGCACTTCTAATGTAAGCTCAGACTGTGAGGCTGCACAGTACAAGCAAGACATGATCAAAATGTTCACAAGAACGATTAGTGAGGTTAATGAACCCACAAGTAAGTTGGCGTGA
- the LOC107630295 gene encoding transcription repressor OFP8 produces the protein MENRLKMRISRMFRSSFGSCRNRNITDVMEKAVFTPPPNHHGGFHHLIMIEPPPPPPSRPRPFPSICKPKSSQTFKTVDDNCILSFKDSLPRRTRVSELSSPFAVDGGGFCPPAAPNTPLNTIYEHEKTKNKNSSSARDFKNKKKKKKNKKKMVNAHKKRDMFPFNSCAKDTNFGGYWWYSSDEDDETDTLFSSKSLSSDSSRSRRRHRSRRKNRGGGRSSDTGVMPLQGKVKDTFAVVKRSSDPYSDFRTSMVEMIVEKQIFSPNGLENLLQCFLSLNSYHHHNLIVEVFTEIWEALFSDWF, from the coding sequence ATGGAAAACCGGCTGAAAATGCGAATCTCTCGCATGTTTCGGTCATCATTCGGGTCTTGCCGGAACCGGAACATCACTGACGTTATGGAAAAGGCAGTGTTCACCCCACCACCCAACCACCACGGTGGCTTCCACCACCTCATCATGATAGAGCCACCGCCACCTCCACCATCAAGACCCCGTCCCTTTCCCTCCATTTGCAAACCCAAGTCCTCCCAAACTTTCAAAACCGTCGACGACAATTGCATCTTGTCGTTTAAGGATTCTCTCCCAAGACGCACCAGAGTCTCCGAGCTCTCATCACCCTTTGCCGTGGACGGCGGCGGTTTCTGCCCCCCTGCGGCACCAAACACACCCCTCAACACAATCTACGAACACGAGAAGACGAAGAACAAGAACTCATCGTCAGCGAGAGACTTcaagaacaagaagaaaaagaagaagaataagaagaagatggtTAATGCCCATAAGAAAAGAGACATGTTCCCGTTTAATTCTTGCGCCAAAGACACAAACTTTGGAGGTTATTGGTGGTATAGCAGCGACGAAGACGACGAAACAGACACGCTTTTCTCCTCCAAGAGCCTCTCTTCCGACTCCTCAAGGTCTCGCCGGCGCCACCGTTCTCGCCGGAAAAACCGTGGCGGAGGGCGGAGCTCCGATACGGGCGTGATGCCATTGCAAGGGAAGGTGAAGGACACTTTCGCTGTGGTGAAGCGATCCAGTGATCCATACAGTGACTTCAGGACTTCCATGGTGGAAATGATCGTTGAGAAGCAGATATTTTCACCAAATGGTTTGGAGAATCTGTTGCAGTGTTTTCTTTCTCTGAATTCCTATCATCATCATAACCTCATTGTAGAGGTCTTCACCGAGATTTGGGAAGCGTTGTTCTCTGACTGgttttga